A genomic stretch from Erwinia sp. E_sp_B01_1 includes:
- a CDS encoding DEAD/DEAH box helicase family protein, translating into MAGVNKTHLTETDIITRFILPAIQQAGWDVMTQIRQEVKLRDGKVVVRGKLAARLTVKSADIVLYHKPGLPLAVVEAKANKYEMGKGMQQGLNYARLLDVPFVFASNGDGFIFHDKTNPSQLESEISLADFPAPQQLWEKYCVWKGFTAEQLPVISQDYYDDSTGKSPRYYQLQAINKTIAAVSAGQKRVLLVMATGTGKTYTAFQIIWRLWKAKNKKRILFLADRNILVDQSKNNDFQPFGTAMAKVTGRNIDPAYEIQLALYQAITGPEEHQKAYKQVAPDFFDLIVIDECHRGSASEDSAWREILDYFSSATQIGLTATPKETDEVSNTDYFGEPVYTYSLKEGIEDGFLAPYKVVRVDINVDVQGWRPIKGQLDKYGQAIEDRIYNIKDFDRNLVIEERTMLVAQTITDYLKRTNPMDKTIVFCNDIDHADRMRHALVILNAERVLENEKYVMKITGDDAIGKAQLDNFINPKKPYPVIATTSELMSTGVDAQTCKLVVLDQNIQSMTKFKQIIGRGTRINEKFGKLWFTILDFKKATELFADERFDGVPEKVIRTTPEDISDPDSEFDEMLEDESTDETPLPDVFAAHETPGEYNVTPDPDFAPFEEDEERPIRKFYVNGVTVKVLAKRVQYYDADGKLVTESFQDYTRKTLLKDKDYASLDDFTRKWQSATRKQVIIDELKELGILWEVLAEEVGKDLDPFDLLCHVVYGQPPLTRRERADNVRKRNYFTKYSAPAQNVLNTLLDKYADQGVHEIEDIQVLKLKPFDTLGRPLEIIKNSFGDKKSYENAVNELENEIYQPSPRSA; encoded by the coding sequence ATGGCTGGCGTTAACAAAACTCATCTGACCGAAACGGACATCATCACAAGATTCATCCTGCCTGCAATTCAACAAGCGGGTTGGGATGTGATGACGCAGATTCGCCAGGAGGTAAAACTTCGCGATGGGAAAGTCGTGGTGCGCGGAAAGCTGGCGGCACGCCTGACTGTGAAGTCCGCTGATATCGTGCTTTACCACAAGCCCGGATTGCCGCTTGCGGTTGTAGAAGCTAAGGCCAATAAGTATGAGATGGGTAAAGGCATGCAGCAAGGGCTGAATTACGCTCGTTTGCTTGATGTGCCTTTTGTGTTTGCTTCCAACGGCGATGGTTTTATTTTTCACGACAAAACCAATCCCTCACAGCTTGAGTCTGAAATATCGCTCGCCGATTTCCCGGCACCACAACAGCTTTGGGAAAAATATTGCGTATGGAAAGGATTTACCGCTGAGCAACTACCGGTCATTAGTCAGGATTATTACGATGACAGCACCGGTAAATCACCGCGTTATTATCAGCTTCAGGCCATCAACAAAACGATTGCTGCCGTCTCTGCCGGACAAAAGCGGGTACTGCTGGTGATGGCGACCGGTACCGGTAAAACCTACACCGCGTTTCAAATTATCTGGCGTTTATGGAAGGCAAAAAATAAGAAACGCATTTTGTTCCTTGCCGACCGTAATATCCTCGTCGATCAGTCAAAGAATAATGATTTCCAGCCTTTTGGCACCGCGATGGCAAAAGTTACCGGAAGGAATATCGATCCGGCATATGAAATTCAGCTGGCGCTTTATCAGGCCATTACCGGGCCGGAAGAACATCAGAAAGCTTACAAACAGGTCGCTCCTGATTTCTTCGATTTGATTGTCATTGACGAATGTCATCGTGGCAGCGCGTCGGAAGACAGCGCCTGGCGCGAAATTCTTGATTATTTCAGCAGCGCCACGCAGATCGGCCTGACGGCAACCCCGAAAGAAACAGATGAGGTCTCCAACACCGATTATTTCGGCGAACCGGTTTATACCTATTCTCTAAAAGAAGGGATTGAAGACGGGTTTCTGGCGCCCTACAAAGTGGTCCGTGTGGATATCAATGTGGACGTACAGGGCTGGCGGCCTATTAAAGGGCAGTTGGATAAATATGGTCAAGCCATTGAGGATCGTATTTATAACATCAAGGATTTTGACCGTAACTTGGTCATTGAAGAACGCACAATGCTGGTGGCGCAAACTATCACCGACTACTTAAAACGCACTAACCCGATGGATAAAACTATCGTTTTTTGTAACGACATCGACCACGCGGACAGGATGCGCCACGCGCTGGTGATCCTCAACGCGGAGCGGGTGTTGGAAAATGAAAAGTATGTAATGAAAATTACGGGTGATGATGCTATTGGCAAGGCACAGCTGGATAACTTCATCAATCCGAAAAAGCCGTATCCGGTTATCGCCACCACCTCCGAGCTAATGAGTACTGGAGTCGATGCCCAAACCTGCAAGCTGGTAGTGCTGGACCAAAACATTCAGTCCATGACCAAATTCAAACAGATCATCGGGCGCGGTACGCGTATCAACGAGAAATTTGGCAAACTGTGGTTCACCATTCTCGACTTCAAAAAAGCCACGGAACTGTTTGCCGATGAACGTTTTGATGGCGTGCCGGAAAAAGTGATCCGCACCACGCCGGAGGATATCTCCGATCCGGATTCTGAGTTTGATGAAATGCTGGAAGATGAATCTACGGATGAAACACCGCTTCCTGATGTCTTCGCAGCACACGAAACACCGGGGGAATATAACGTTACGCCCGATCCGGATTTCGCGCCTTTTGAAGAAGATGAAGAACGTCCAATCCGTAAATTCTACGTGAATGGCGTGACGGTTAAAGTGCTGGCAAAACGCGTTCAGTATTACGATGCGGACGGGAAACTGGTCACCGAATCCTTCCAGGATTACACCCGCAAAACCCTGCTGAAAGACAAAGACTACGCATCACTTGATGATTTTACCCGTAAGTGGCAGTCTGCCACCCGCAAACAGGTGATCATCGATGAACTGAAGGAACTGGGCATTTTGTGGGAAGTACTGGCGGAAGAAGTGGGTAAAGATCTCGACCCGTTTGATCTACTCTGCCACGTGGTTTACGGCCAGCCACCGCTGACGCGTCGTGAACGCGCGGACAACGTGCGTAAGCGTAATTATTTCACCAAATATTCCGCCCCCGCACAGAACGTTTTGAATACGCTGCTGGACAAATATGCCGATCAGGGTGTACACGAAATTGAAGATATTCAGGTGCTAAAACTGAAACCTTTCGATACTCTTGGCCGCCCGTTAGAGATCATCAAAAACAGCTTTGGCGATAAAAAATCCTATGAGAACGCCGTGAACGAACTGGAAAACGAAATCTACCAGCCGTCGCCACGCTCCGCCTGA
- the bamE gene encoding outer membrane protein assembly factor BamE — MRCKTLTAAAVVLLMTTAGCSTLERVVYRPDINQGNYLVANDVSKIHTGMTQQQVAYTLGTPMMRDPFGSNVWYYVFRQEPGHEPVTQQTLTLTFDSNGTLTNIDNKPNLTSKKSD, encoded by the coding sequence ATGCGCTGTAAAACGCTGACTGCTGCTGCGGTGGTTCTCTTGATGACGACCGCTGGATGTTCCACTCTGGAGCGAGTGGTTTACCGGCCGGATATCAACCAGGGTAACTATCTGGTTGCGAATGACGTTTCTAAAATTCACACCGGCATGACGCAACAGCAGGTGGCTTACACTCTGGGCACGCCAATGATGCGCGACCCGTTTGGCAGTAACGTCTGGTATTACGTGTTCCGTCAGGAGCCAGGCCATGAGCCGGTGACCCAGCAGACGCTGACGCTGACCTTTGACAGCAACGGCACACTGACCAATATTGATAACAAACCGAATCTGACCAGCAAGAAAAGCGATTAA
- a CDS encoding DUF4145 domain-containing protein yields MNPSLLTHFTENHCPNWACPSCHSTSLAIQEGTFHYAALPESVARWKEPEGEYEDIYLVFSCLLKCERARCETVVAVSGSGGVHQNYGEDGDEPHYELFQARHFIPPLPAFAVPPHCPENVAQPLMQSFGLFLSAPNAAANAIRIALEELMTALGVPVMRSLHRRIEALPEQFSEHKAALMAIKWLGNAGSHELDRVNAFDIDQAYRIIEFVLSKLYAGSTKSIKQLAADLDKRFRPEQGN; encoded by the coding sequence ATGAATCCATCACTTTTGACTCATTTTACCGAAAATCATTGTCCGAACTGGGCATGTCCATCCTGTCACTCAACTTCTCTGGCCATACAGGAAGGTACTTTTCATTACGCAGCGCTTCCGGAGTCTGTCGCTCGTTGGAAAGAACCTGAGGGGGAATACGAGGACATTTATCTTGTCTTCAGCTGCCTGCTGAAATGTGAACGTGCCCGTTGTGAAACGGTTGTCGCTGTCAGTGGCAGCGGTGGTGTTCATCAAAATTACGGAGAAGACGGTGATGAGCCACATTACGAGCTATTCCAGGCCAGACATTTTATTCCGCCGCTACCGGCCTTTGCTGTTCCGCCACATTGTCCGGAAAATGTGGCTCAGCCCTTGATGCAGTCATTCGGGTTGTTTCTGAGCGCTCCTAATGCGGCTGCAAATGCGATACGCATTGCTCTCGAAGAGTTGATGACTGCGTTAGGTGTACCGGTAATGCGTTCGCTCCACAGAAGGATTGAAGCACTCCCTGAACAGTTCAGTGAACATAAAGCGGCTCTGATGGCGATTAAATGGCTGGGTAATGCGGGAAGTCATGAGCTGGACCGCGTCAATGCTTTTGATATCGACCAAGCCTATCGGATTATTGAGTTTGTTCTCAGTAAGCTTTACGCAGGTTCAACGAAGAGTATTAAACAGCTGGCGGCCGATCTGGATAAGCGTTTTCGTCCGGAGCAAGGGAACTGA
- a CDS encoding nuclease: MPVHHAIWRVGDNPQPLTISKLVSEQLLERMILNDPTILSDQWMIIGHQENTLDKGRIDLLAIAPDASLILIELKRDRTPREVVAQALDYASWVDDLTAERLSQIYEKFSGGGNLGDAFKQRFNTELEEESINQSHQIIIVAAELDPSTERIVDYLSKNGISINVLFFKVFQHGEEQFLSRAWLIDPSETQTNAVQATAGASAKTKEPWNGEFYVSFGDPNSRNWEEARRYGFINAGGGSWYSQTLKQLQPGDRVWVKIPATGYVGVGIVQSAVEPASSFTLNTEDGEKLALDVLKHGELYRQNADDPDKSEYFVPVKWLETRSEHEAVNEVGFFGNQNTVCKPTTPKWRHTVEKLMRHFKNWDTEL, from the coding sequence ATGCCGGTTCATCATGCTATCTGGCGGGTGGGGGACAACCCTCAGCCATTGACCATCAGCAAACTGGTCAGTGAGCAGTTGCTCGAGAGGATGATCTTAAATGATCCTACCATCCTCTCTGACCAGTGGATGATTATTGGTCATCAGGAAAATACACTCGATAAAGGGCGTATCGACCTGCTGGCGATTGCGCCGGATGCCTCGCTGATTCTGATTGAGCTTAAACGCGACCGCACACCGCGCGAAGTGGTGGCGCAGGCACTGGATTACGCTTCGTGGGTGGATGATTTAACCGCAGAACGCCTGTCACAGATTTATGAAAAATTCTCCGGCGGCGGCAATCTGGGTGACGCGTTTAAGCAACGTTTCAATACCGAGCTGGAAGAAGAGTCCATCAACCAGTCGCATCAAATCATCATTGTGGCAGCTGAACTTGATCCTTCAACGGAACGCATCGTGGACTATCTGAGTAAGAATGGTATTTCGATCAACGTTCTGTTCTTTAAAGTATTTCAGCACGGTGAAGAACAGTTCTTAAGCCGTGCCTGGCTTATTGACCCAAGCGAAACGCAAACCAACGCCGTACAAGCCACCGCAGGGGCAAGTGCCAAAACCAAGGAACCCTGGAACGGGGAGTTCTATGTCTCTTTTGGTGATCCAAACAGCCGGAACTGGGAAGAGGCCCGCCGCTATGGTTTCATCAACGCAGGCGGTGGAAGCTGGTACAGCCAGACCTTAAAACAGCTTCAGCCGGGTGATCGTGTTTGGGTAAAAATCCCGGCAACGGGTTATGTCGGCGTCGGCATTGTGCAGAGCGCCGTTGAGCCTGCCAGCAGTTTTACGCTTAACACTGAAGACGGCGAAAAACTCGCGTTGGACGTGCTTAAGCATGGCGAACTGTATCGTCAGAACGCGGATGATCCCGATAAGTCAGAGTATTTCGTCCCGGTGAAATGGCTTGAAACCCGCAGCGAACATGAAGCTGTGAATGAGGTTGGATTCTTCGGTAACCAAAACACCGTCTGCAAACCTACTACGCCAAAATGGCGACATACGGTTGAAAAATTGATGCGTCATTTCAAAAACTGGGATACGGAACTGTAA
- a CDS encoding RnfH family protein, protein MPDIAVEVVYALPEKQYLYTVSVAEGCTVEEAIKASGILEIRSDIDLASNKVGVFSRPVKLGDEVHSGDRIEIYRPLLADPKELRRQRAERAAKK, encoded by the coding sequence GTGCCTGATATCGCTGTTGAAGTGGTCTATGCGCTACCGGAAAAACAGTATCTCTATACCGTCAGTGTGGCAGAGGGCTGTACTGTGGAAGAGGCGATTAAGGCATCCGGCATTTTGGAAATAAGAAGTGATATCGATCTCGCCAGCAATAAAGTTGGCGTTTTCAGTCGCCCGGTTAAGTTGGGTGATGAGGTACATAGCGGTGACAGGATTGAGATTTACCGTCCTTTGCTGGCCGATCCCAAAGAGCTTCGTCGTCAGCGTGCTGAACGGGCAGCAAAAAAATAA
- a CDS encoding N-6 DNA methylase, protein MSISSVIKSLQDIMRKDAGVDGDAQRLGQLSWLLFLKIFDTQEEELELEQDDYRLPIPQRYLWRTWAANNEGITGDALMEFVNDDLFPALKNLTAPLDINPRGFVVKQAFSDAYNYMKNGTLLRQVINKLNEIDFSNSNERHLFGDIYEQILRDLQSAGNAGEFYTPRAVTRFMVNRIDPKLGESIMDPACGTGGFLACAFDHVKEHYVKTTEDHQILQKQIFGVEKKQLPHLLCTTNMLLHGIEVPVQIRHDNTLSKPLSSWDEQLDVIVTNPPFGGTEEDGIEKNFPAEMQTRETADLFLQLIVEVLADKGRAAVVLPDGTLFGEGVKTKIKKMLTEECNLHTIVRLPNGVFSPYTGIKTNILFFTKGQPTKDIWFYEHPYPAGVKNYNKTRPMKFEEFQTEIDWWGDEADGFASREESHQAWKVGIDEIITRNFNLDIKNPYQGETISHDPDELLSQYQQQQTEISVLRNQLRDILGAALAGKGAN, encoded by the coding sequence ATGTCTATTAGCTCCGTCATTAAATCCCTGCAGGACATCATGCGTAAAGACGCCGGTGTCGATGGTGATGCTCAACGTCTTGGTCAGCTTTCATGGCTGCTGTTCCTGAAGATTTTCGATACCCAGGAAGAAGAGCTGGAACTGGAGCAGGATGATTACCGTCTGCCGATCCCACAGCGTTATCTGTGGCGCACCTGGGCGGCCAATAATGAAGGGATCACCGGCGATGCGTTGATGGAGTTTGTTAACGACGATCTGTTCCCGGCACTGAAAAACCTGACTGCGCCGCTCGATATTAATCCGCGCGGTTTTGTGGTGAAGCAGGCCTTCAGTGATGCCTACAACTACATGAAAAACGGTACGTTGCTGCGTCAGGTGATCAATAAACTGAATGAAATTGATTTTAGCAACAGCAATGAACGCCACCTGTTTGGGGATATCTACGAACAAATCCTGCGTGATTTACAAAGCGCCGGTAACGCCGGTGAGTTCTATACCCCGCGCGCCGTAACGCGTTTTATGGTCAACCGCATCGACCCGAAACTGGGCGAATCGATTATGGACCCGGCCTGCGGCACCGGCGGTTTTCTGGCCTGTGCCTTTGACCACGTCAAAGAGCATTACGTCAAAACCACCGAAGACCATCAGATACTACAAAAGCAGATTTTCGGCGTCGAAAAAAAGCAGCTTCCACATCTGTTGTGTACCACCAACATGTTGCTGCACGGTATAGAAGTGCCGGTGCAAATCCGCCACGACAACACGCTGAGTAAGCCGCTCTCCTCATGGGATGAGCAGCTAGACGTGATTGTTACCAACCCGCCGTTTGGTGGCACCGAAGAAGACGGCATCGAGAAGAATTTCCCGGCCGAAATGCAGACCCGCGAGACTGCCGATCTGTTCCTGCAACTGATCGTCGAAGTGCTGGCTGATAAAGGTCGCGCCGCCGTGGTACTGCCTGACGGCACCTTATTTGGTGAAGGTGTAAAAACCAAAATCAAAAAGATGCTGACCGAAGAGTGTAACTTGCACACCATCGTGCGCCTGCCGAACGGCGTGTTTAGCCCGTACACCGGCATTAAAACCAATATTCTGTTCTTCACCAAAGGCCAGCCGACCAAAGACATCTGGTTCTACGAACATCCGTATCCGGCAGGAGTGAAGAACTACAACAAAACCCGCCCGATGAAATTTGAAGAATTCCAGACAGAAATCGACTGGTGGGGCGATGAAGCCGATGGTTTTGCCAGCCGCGAAGAAAGCCATCAGGCCTGGAAAGTGGGCATCGACGAGATCATTACCCGCAACTTCAACCTCGACATTAAAAACCCGTATCAGGGCGAAACCATCAGCCATGATCCGGATGAACTGCTAAGTCAGTATCAGCAGCAACAAACAGAAATCAGCGTATTGCGCAACCAGCTGCGCGACATCCTCGGCGCTGCGCTGGCCGGTAAAGGAGCGAACTGA
- the smpB gene encoding SsrA-binding protein SmpB translates to MTKKKAHKPGSATIAMNKRARHEYSIEEEFEAGLSLQGWEVKALRAGKANISESYIMLRDGEAFLFGATFQPLIGASTHVVCDPTRTRKLLLKERELSTLFGKANRDGYTIVALSMYWKNAWAKLKIGVAKGKREHDKRDDIKDREWKTDKARIMKHANR, encoded by the coding sequence ATGACTAAGAAAAAAGCACATAAACCCGGTTCCGCTACCATTGCCATGAACAAACGGGCCCGCCATGAATACTCCATTGAAGAGGAATTCGAAGCGGGACTGTCGCTCCAGGGATGGGAAGTCAAAGCTCTCCGTGCAGGTAAAGCCAACATCAGCGAAAGCTATATTATGCTGCGCGATGGTGAAGCTTTCCTGTTTGGTGCCACCTTCCAGCCGCTGATCGGTGCTTCTACGCATGTAGTCTGTGATCCCACCCGTACTCGCAAGCTTTTACTCAAAGAGCGTGAGCTGTCGACCCTGTTTGGTAAAGCTAACCGTGATGGTTACACCATCGTGGCGCTTTCCATGTACTGGAAAAATGCCTGGGCTAAACTGAAAATTGGCGTAGCTAAAGGTAAGAGAGAGCACGACAAGCGCGATGACATTAAAGATCGTGAATGGAAGACCGACAAAGCACGTATTATGAAACACGCTAATCGCTAA
- a CDS encoding type II toxin-antitoxin system RatA family toxin, giving the protein MSQISRSALVPYSAEQMFRLVNDVDAYPEFLPGCTGSRILDATEQQMTASVDVSKAGISKTFVTRNTLTDNQSIHMQLVDGPFRKLTGGWQFIPLGDDACKVELNLDFEFTNMLVELAFGRIFKELASSMVQAFTKRAKEVYSA; this is encoded by the coding sequence ATGTCCCAGATTAGCCGCTCTGCGCTGGTGCCCTACAGTGCTGAGCAGATGTTCCGGTTGGTAAACGATGTGGATGCCTATCCGGAATTTCTTCCAGGGTGTACCGGCAGCCGTATTTTGGATGCCACTGAACAACAGATGACCGCTTCGGTCGATGTCTCCAAAGCTGGGATCAGCAAAACGTTCGTCACGCGTAATACGCTGACTGACAATCAGAGCATTCATATGCAACTGGTCGATGGTCCGTTCCGTAAGCTTACCGGTGGCTGGCAGTTTATCCCGCTCGGTGATGATGCCTGTAAGGTTGAACTGAATCTGGATTTTGAATTCACCAATATGCTGGTGGAACTGGCTTTTGGTCGTATCTTCAAAGAGCTGGCAAGCAGTATGGTTCAGGCATTTACCAAACGTGCGAAAGAGGTCTACAGTGCCTGA
- a CDS encoding restriction endonuclease subunit S, which yields MAVEQLITHHIDTWTSALRTRSTAGRGTSGKIELYGIKKLRELILELAVRGKLVRQDPNDEPASELLKRIAAEKAELVKQGKIKKQKPLPEISEDEKPFELPQGWEWARISEIGHDWGQKTPDCEFTYIDVGSINKELGIIQEPETIFAKDAPSRAKKIVKKGTVIYSTVRPYLLNIAIIEQEFSPEPIASTAFAIINPFSGMFSNYIYYYLRSPTFIKYVEGCQTGIAYPAINDKQFFTGLIAIPPSGEQDLIVNKVGELMSLCDQLEQQSLTSLEAHSQLVETLLSTLTASQNAEDLAENWARISQYFDTLFTTEASIDALKQTILQLAVMGKLVPQDPNDEPANILLSRLRLSRQSKLEELKSKDKEAETMLRKLGKLPNTKEPFKIPESWDVAHLIDLSEVLVDCHNKTAPYQEHGIPIIRTTNIRDRAFISSDLKFVDQKTYEFWSKRCPPQQGDIIFTREAPMGEALIIPEDAKWCLGQRTMLIRVMNEFISNEYILLALTEPHLLARAAETAVGLTVKHLRVGDVENLNIPVPPLYEQMQIVSKVKNLFALCEQLKSRLQSAQQTQLHLADALTDAALN from the coding sequence ATGGCTGTCGAACAACTGATCACCCATCATATCGATACCTGGACGTCTGCCCTGCGTACCCGCTCCACTGCCGGGCGCGGAACTTCTGGCAAGATTGAGCTGTACGGCATTAAAAAGCTGCGCGAGCTGATCCTCGAACTGGCTGTGCGCGGCAAACTGGTACGGCAGGATCCGAATGATGAACCGGCTTCTGAATTGCTGAAACGTATTGCGGCTGAAAAAGCGGAGCTGGTGAAGCAGGGGAAAATTAAAAAGCAGAAGCCTTTGCCGGAAATTAGCGAGGATGAGAAGCCGTTCGAATTGCCGCAGGGGTGGGAGTGGGCAAGAATTTCTGAAATAGGCCACGATTGGGGCCAAAAAACACCCGATTGTGAATTTACCTACATTGATGTTGGATCAATTAATAAAGAATTAGGGATCATTCAAGAACCTGAAACCATTTTCGCAAAAGATGCACCTTCGCGAGCAAAAAAAATTGTAAAAAAAGGGACGGTTATCTACTCAACTGTAAGACCGTATTTATTAAACATTGCAATAATTGAGCAAGAATTTTCCCCAGAGCCCATTGCCAGCACTGCATTTGCTATTATTAATCCGTTTTCTGGGATGTTTTCAAACTACATTTATTATTATCTTCGCTCTCCAACGTTTATAAAATATGTAGAAGGTTGCCAAACCGGTATTGCTTATCCAGCAATTAATGATAAACAATTTTTCACAGGTCTAATTGCTATACCACCTTCTGGTGAGCAAGATCTCATTGTAAATAAGGTTGGCGAACTCATGTCCCTCTGCGATCAACTTGAACAGCAATCCCTGACCAGTCTGGAAGCGCATTCTCAATTGGTTGAAACGCTACTGTCCACGCTGACCGCCAGCCAAAATGCCGAAGATCTCGCCGAAAACTGGGCACGAATCAGCCAGTATTTCGACACGCTGTTTACCACCGAAGCCAGTATCGACGCGCTTAAGCAAACTATTCTGCAACTGGCGGTGATGGGTAAACTGGTGCCGCAAGATCCGAACGATGAGCCCGCTAATATTCTTCTGTCACGATTACGTTTATCACGACAGTCAAAACTCGAGGAATTAAAATCTAAAGATAAAGAGGCTGAAACCATGCTTCGAAAATTAGGTAAGCTACCAAACACTAAAGAACCCTTCAAAATTCCTGAATCTTGGGATGTTGCACATTTAATCGATCTTTCCGAAGTGCTGGTGGATTGTCACAATAAAACAGCTCCGTATCAGGAACATGGGATTCCAATTATCAGGACAACTAATATTCGTGATCGAGCGTTCATTTCATCAGATTTGAAATTTGTGGATCAAAAGACATATGAATTTTGGTCAAAAAGATGTCCTCCGCAACAGGGAGATATAATTTTTACCCGTGAGGCACCAATGGGAGAAGCGTTAATTATTCCTGAGGATGCTAAATGGTGTTTAGGTCAGAGGACAATGCTTATTCGGGTGATGAATGAGTTTATAAGCAATGAGTACATCCTTCTTGCACTTACGGAACCACATTTGCTGGCTCGTGCGGCGGAAACAGCCGTAGGATTAACAGTTAAGCATCTTAGGGTCGGTGATGTAGAAAATCTGAACATTCCAGTTCCTCCTTTATACGAACAAATGCAGATCGTTTCAAAAGTTAAAAACCTTTTCGCCCTCTGCGAACAACTCAAATCCCGCCTGCAATCAGCCCAGCAAACCCAACTTCACTTGGCGGACGCCCTCACAGACGCAGCATTAAACTAA
- a CDS encoding integrase: MARQTKPLTDTEIKAAKSKDADYLLYDGDGLSLLIKSSGSKLWQFRYYRPFTKQRTKQSFGAYPSVTLSDARKLRAESRVLLAKQIDPLEHQKEQLRSSQEAKTNTFKLIAERWWNVKKTSVTENYAEDIWRSLERDVFPVIGEICITDIKAHTLVKAIQPVQARGALETVRRLCQRINEVMVYAQNTGLIDAVPSVNIGKAFEKPQKKNMPSIRPDQLPQLMQTMRTANIGLSTRCLFMWQLLTITRPAEASEARWDEINLDTKEWKIPAARMKMNREHIVPLSDEALAILEMMKSLNGAREYVFPSRIKPTQSMNSQTVNAALKRAGLGGVLVSHGLRSIASTALNEQGFSPDVIEAALAHVDKNEVRRAYNRSDYLEQRRPMMQWWADFISAADSGSIIEGGIKGLRLVGT, encoded by the coding sequence ATGGCAAGACAAACCAAGCCGTTGACCGATACGGAAATCAAAGCAGCAAAATCCAAAGACGCAGATTACCTTCTCTATGACGGAGATGGCCTCTCACTGCTAATCAAATCGAGCGGCAGTAAACTCTGGCAATTTCGCTACTATCGCCCTTTTACCAAACAACGTACTAAGCAGAGTTTTGGAGCCTACCCCTCGGTCACGCTTTCTGACGCACGGAAACTGAGAGCAGAATCGCGTGTGTTACTTGCAAAGCAGATCGATCCTCTTGAACATCAGAAAGAGCAGCTCCGGTCTTCACAAGAAGCCAAAACCAATACTTTCAAATTGATTGCCGAACGTTGGTGGAACGTGAAGAAAACCAGCGTGACTGAAAATTATGCTGAAGATATCTGGCGATCTTTGGAGAGAGACGTTTTTCCTGTTATTGGTGAAATCTGCATTACCGACATCAAAGCTCATACTCTGGTCAAAGCCATACAGCCGGTTCAAGCGAGAGGGGCCCTGGAAACGGTCAGGCGCTTATGCCAGCGCATCAATGAGGTGATGGTATACGCCCAAAATACCGGGCTCATTGACGCCGTTCCGAGCGTTAATATCGGTAAAGCCTTTGAAAAGCCTCAAAAGAAGAATATGCCAAGTATTCGTCCTGACCAATTGCCCCAGCTAATGCAGACAATGCGCACGGCTAACATTGGACTTTCAACACGCTGCCTGTTCATGTGGCAGTTACTCACCATAACGCGTCCTGCCGAGGCCTCAGAAGCCCGCTGGGATGAAATTAACCTCGACACCAAAGAATGGAAAATCCCTGCTGCAAGAATGAAGATGAACAGGGAACATATCGTCCCCTTATCAGATGAGGCTTTAGCCATTCTGGAGATGATGAAGTCTCTGAACGGTGCTAGGGAGTATGTATTCCCAAGTCGCATCAAACCAACTCAGTCAATGAACAGCCAAACGGTGAATGCGGCGCTTAAACGTGCCGGATTAGGCGGGGTACTGGTCTCGCATGGTCTGCGGTCTATTGCCAGCACAGCACTTAATGAACAAGGTTTTTCACCGGATGTCATAGAGGCCGCGCTAGCTCATGTGGACAAAAATGAGGTACGCCGCGCCTATAACCGCAGTGACTACCTGGAGCAACGCCGTCCCATGATGCAATGGTGGGCTGATTTTATAAGTGCGGCTGATAGCGGAAGTATAATTGAAGGTGGTATTAAAGGATTACGGCTCGTTGGAACTTAA